The Caldicellulosiruptor changbaiensis genome has a segment encoding these proteins:
- a CDS encoding glycosyltransferase family 39 protein, translated as MQNKNSLIIFTILIATIYFTLQVITIGSRDIPVTYWAPKEEGCIIEISIAKEFIKDFFAYFGYGDGKIDIQFLKDNSIVLQQSVQAAFFQGKIVPVNNIVDKIIIVTHGNNIEIKEIAARKDYKNFLNLSKAVINILKGSKYIGNPNNIVDEQSKMRTILNYRYSSYFDEIYHARTAYELLKGLPPYDLVHPPLGKWLISIGMAIWGVNPFGWRFVNLIFGSIVLVLILILLTKLYKPSFWCGIAVTILLASDFLHNSLSRTANIDTFSLFFVILCSIFGMSYINNMRHMREKLERTDIVYFLTFSAGGLAFACKWNALYPIIPVLTISFGYKVYNIMENNNKSWILKTVKQGVLSILAFTIPYYLTYLPITIKYPYYNLPWAIISDFIMLQKHIWKYHSTLVATHPFSSEWYQWLLSTKPLWAYYDNSLPMNLRSTIAYLGNPVMWGLGLLAMVYLLVVATKNPKNNLSLFIVIASYVSSIVPWIFINRIKFIYHYYLALPWLYIAVVMVIDNLNLKQSLKKKVAITLSVLGLIMLVIFYPAVSGLTVSAKYIELLRIMKSWIF; from the coding sequence ATGCAAAATAAAAACAGTTTAATAATTTTCACGATACTAATTGCAACAATATACTTTACGTTACAAGTCATTACGATTGGTTCAAGAGATATTCCAGTGACATATTGGGCTCCTAAGGAAGAAGGATGCATCATTGAAATTTCTATTGCAAAAGAATTTATAAAGGATTTCTTTGCCTATTTTGGTTATGGCGATGGAAAAATTGATATACAATTTTTAAAAGATAACTCTATAGTATTACAGCAATCTGTTCAAGCTGCTTTTTTCCAAGGGAAAATTGTACCAGTGAACAATATTGTTGACAAAATCATCATTGTAACACACGGAAATAATATTGAGATCAAAGAAATTGCAGCACGGAAGGATTACAAAAATTTCTTAAACTTATCGAAAGCAGTAATTAACATTTTAAAAGGTTCAAAATATATAGGGAATCCTAACAATATAGTTGATGAACAGTCAAAAATGAGAACAATTTTAAATTACCGTTACAGTTCATATTTTGATGAAATATATCACGCGAGGACTGCTTATGAACTTTTAAAGGGATTGCCTCCCTATGATTTAGTCCATCCGCCATTGGGTAAGTGGTTAATATCAATCGGAATGGCAATATGGGGAGTAAATCCATTTGGGTGGAGATTTGTTAACTTAATTTTTGGTTCAATTGTGTTAGTTCTTATATTAATTTTACTCACAAAACTGTATAAACCATCATTTTGGTGCGGAATAGCAGTTACTATACTGCTGGCAAGTGACTTTTTGCACAATAGTTTATCGAGGACGGCAAACATTGACACATTCAGTTTGTTTTTTGTTATTTTATGTTCTATTTTTGGGATGTCATACATAAATAATATGCGCCACATGAGAGAAAAATTAGAGAGGACAGATATAGTATACTTTTTGACCTTTTCAGCTGGGGGGTTGGCTTTTGCATGTAAATGGAATGCCTTGTATCCAATTATACCTGTACTAACTATTTCATTCGGTTACAAGGTTTATAATATTATGGAAAATAATAACAAAAGTTGGATTTTAAAAACAGTCAAGCAAGGTGTACTGTCTATTTTAGCTTTCACAATACCTTATTATCTTACGTATTTACCAATAACTATAAAGTATCCATATTACAATTTACCATGGGCAATTATAAGTGATTTTATAATGTTACAAAAACATATATGGAAATACCATTCAACATTAGTAGCAACGCATCCATTTTCTTCTGAGTGGTATCAATGGCTTTTATCAACAAAACCGCTATGGGCTTATTATGATAATTCGCTGCCAATGAATTTGCGTTCGACTATTGCGTATTTAGGTAATCCAGTTATGTGGGGCTTGGGGTTATTAGCAATGGTATATTTATTGGTAGTTGCCACCAAAAATCCCAAAAACAATTTGAGCCTTTTTATAGTAATTGCAAGTTATGTATCTTCAATTGTTCCTTGGATTTTCATAAACAGAATTAAATTCATATATCATTATTACCTTGCATTACCATGGCTTTATATAGCAGTAGTTATGGTAATTGATAATCTAAATCTTAAGCAAAGTTTAAAAAAGAAGGTTGCAATTACTTTAAGTGTTTTGGGATTGATTATGCTTGTCATATTCTATCCAGCTGTGAGCGGTTTAACAGTATCAGCTAAGTACATTGAGTTATTAAGAATAATGAAAAGTTGGATATTTTAG
- a CDS encoding peptidylprolyl isomerase, with protein sequence MNRKSLILITGIIFVSIILLLFILKDHIVKLIDDNKVVLEVNGDQITKREYKIRFNTLKENAIQFSSRTDILDQVFNGKTYRELLKDELFRILIEELLCLQEARRKNIYLTRQEEDEIRKYIEELKRNMEMRNYFNQYLRKIGSDENHFYRDLQKTRIINKLYKYVTERITLSDSEVIKYYNANKSQFRKIKVMDIFLRVENAEEDAKKRKVANEVISELKRGEDFEKLVKKYSEVESLDGKKGIIDYFRKGEKEAQYGSVFEEEVFKLAVGQISNVIKTVNGYHIVKVIDEKYMPFDEVKGEIQTKLIKQKKDEVFKSYIENLKKMSKINIYKDRVKDL encoded by the coding sequence ATGAATAGAAAAAGTCTGATTTTAATAACCGGTATAATTTTTGTATCAATCATATTGTTACTGTTTATCTTAAAGGATCATATTGTAAAATTGATTGATGATAATAAAGTGGTATTGGAGGTAAATGGTGATCAAATCACTAAAAGGGAGTATAAAATAAGGTTTAATACATTGAAGGAAAATGCAATTCAATTTTCATCACGTACGGATATCTTGGATCAAGTGTTTAATGGAAAAACATATAGAGAGTTATTGAAAGATGAATTGTTTAGGATTTTAATTGAAGAATTACTATGCTTGCAGGAAGCAAGGAGAAAAAATATTTATCTTACCAGACAAGAAGAAGATGAAATAAGAAAATACATTGAAGAGTTGAAAAGAAACATGGAAATGAGAAATTATTTTAATCAGTATCTCCGAAAGATTGGTTCAGACGAAAATCATTTTTATAGAGACTTACAAAAGACGAGAATCATTAATAAACTTTATAAATATGTTACAGAAAGAATAACACTTAGTGACTCAGAAGTGATTAAGTATTATAATGCTAATAAAAGTCAGTTTAGAAAAATAAAAGTCATGGACATTTTTCTGAGAGTAGAAAATGCAGAAGAGGATGCCAAAAAAAGGAAAGTAGCAAATGAGGTAATATCAGAGTTAAAGAGGGGAGAGGATTTTGAAAAGTTAGTTAAAAAGTATTCAGAAGTTGAAAGTTTAGACGGAAAAAAAGGAATAATTGATTACTTTAGAAAAGGTGAAAAAGAAGCACAGTACGGTAGTGTTTTTGAGGAAGAGGTATTCAAATTAGCTGTTGGTCAAATTAGCAACGTTATTAAAACTGTTAATGGTTATCACATTGTAAAAGTAATTGATGAAAAGTATATGCCTTTTGATGAAGTGAAGGGAGAAATTCAAACCAAGTTAATAAAACAAAAGAAGGATGAAGTTTTCAAGTCGTATATTGAGAACTTGAAAAAAATGTCAAAGATCAACATTTATAAAGACAGAGTAAAAGATCTATAA
- a CDS encoding adenylate/guanylate cyclase domain-containing protein produces the protein MKFKGVCPSCNSLLPTYINFCPNCGEFVRQGEANQQSADELKKVAVLFADISGFTKLSEKISPDEVNNIINEFFEYILKPVYYYEGTIDKFIGDCVMILFGAKSSHLDDPKRAVLCALEMLKLCNEFSVQKNLKISMSIGINYGIVAIGKVGGYYEKDYTVIGDVVNVAQRLQAAAPENTIYVSESIYRETFDLFLYSEAKEIYVKNKSNPIRCYIPLEIINEATTFDVISRIQDSYLSKLFNIIASKDTNSVLLLGPNGVGKTSLLEKLTNHLVANNIKTYYIRCSFNNYSRPYLLISQIICKVLNVSVDDVQTIKQHRLISFLDFLFKDDLEKKETCFKFLSIILQLDIEDDFRNLVSSMTQEDLEFEIRQNVLLFFDAFLSSNFSIFLIDDIHYADIESIQILEYLKTNLYCDKVIFIITSENESIHLNAEKTIYVQKLSFQETEEFLKSFFNVNTVDEKFTQLMVDISEGKISYLQEVCRWLYLNHQLCIQNNKLFLQNTNINASEIFYKIVEHRLSQLDKELIQFLKIAAIFGQRFNLRIVLNVLKPSKSENDIILTLSKSNFIKFVDITYQSSTADKIFEFANNIIFEIVLRSIPKSTKISLHLKIAKSIEKLFRENISYYYEPLIYHYREANDIINSSKYCILLANYYKKQLLYKYAVKYFKIAIEMLENYNQQKNNLYIRALEELSSLEKQMGNYGEALKYLNILDSIADAEKSLFIKCEICECHILTADFAKAKEILIGLEKNIDRNSTLYSKLVYLKSLFQCYTGASDINQILEEAETIIMQDNEIENLVKIFNVVAYTFYRNYGDINKAINYLQKAKSAAIKTNNIGLRVKLTSNLGILYFQTGQINSAIQNLTLALEESKKISDRHTQIHILINLGIIYTKKGLLKKAYEYLNQAYENAEKWNFSYEECACLLNIGEIYIEKGLLIHSYELFLASLNISETKMFTAEKALSFINLAKVLILMKNWQAADEFLNKATSFIENLKDIDISYEYHLTKAEFFLLSNNFLDAEREIDISLKFAEKNIFRQIDCIRKKGEILSAAEKYSEAIECFKNAIKLSETSGSALELAKCYFLLAKTYLKTSQKDQAKYYFEMSEKWSKLIDDECSIKTEIASFKKCLIS, from the coding sequence ATGAAATTTAAGGGTGTGTGTCCATCTTGCAATTCATTATTACCTACCTACATTAATTTCTGCCCTAATTGTGGGGAATTTGTAAGACAAGGTGAAGCTAATCAACAATCTGCTGACGAACTAAAAAAGGTAGCCGTGCTATTTGCAGATATATCAGGATTTACTAAGCTTTCCGAAAAAATAAGCCCTGATGAGGTTAATAATATAATCAATGAATTTTTTGAATATATTTTAAAGCCTGTTTATTACTATGAAGGTACCATAGATAAATTCATTGGAGATTGTGTTATGATACTATTTGGTGCAAAAAGTTCTCACTTGGATGACCCAAAGCGTGCTGTGTTGTGTGCTCTTGAAATGTTAAAGCTCTGTAACGAGTTTTCAGTACAAAAAAATTTAAAAATATCAATGAGTATCGGCATAAATTATGGTATAGTTGCAATTGGCAAAGTCGGAGGATATTATGAAAAGGATTATACTGTTATTGGTGACGTCGTTAATGTTGCTCAAAGATTACAAGCAGCAGCGCCTGAGAATACTATTTATGTATCAGAAAGTATTTATAGGGAGACTTTTGATTTATTCCTATATTCAGAGGCAAAAGAAATTTATGTTAAAAATAAAAGCAATCCCATAAGGTGTTATATACCTTTAGAAATTATCAATGAAGCTACAACATTTGATGTAATTTCTCGTATCCAGGATAGCTATTTATCAAAACTATTTAATATAATCGCATCAAAAGATACAAATAGCGTTCTTTTACTGGGGCCAAACGGTGTTGGAAAAACTTCTCTTTTAGAAAAATTAACTAATCATTTAGTTGCAAACAATATAAAAACGTATTACATTAGATGCAGTTTTAATAATTATTCGCGTCCTTACTTGTTAATTTCGCAAATAATATGTAAAGTATTAAATGTAAGTGTAGACGATGTGCAAACCATAAAGCAACATCGATTAATCTCTTTTCTTGACTTTTTATTTAAAGATGACTTAGAAAAAAAAGAAACCTGTTTCAAATTTCTTTCTATCATTCTGCAATTAGATATCGAGGATGATTTTAGAAATCTTGTTTCATCCATGACCCAAGAAGATTTGGAATTTGAAATTCGGCAAAATGTACTTCTATTTTTTGATGCTTTTTTGAGCTCAAATTTTTCTATTTTTTTAATAGATGACATCCATTATGCTGACATTGAATCAATTCAAATCCTGGAATATTTAAAGACAAATTTGTATTGTGATAAAGTAATCTTTATTATAACTTCAGAAAATGAAAGTATCCACCTTAATGCCGAAAAAACCATCTATGTGCAGAAATTGTCATTTCAGGAGACAGAGGAATTTCTGAAATCTTTCTTTAATGTTAATACTGTTGATGAAAAATTTACTCAGCTAATGGTGGACATATCAGAAGGAAAAATTTCTTACCTTCAAGAGGTTTGTAGATGGCTTTATTTGAATCATCAGTTGTGCATTCAGAACAATAAGCTGTTTCTTCAAAACACTAATATAAATGCTTCAGAAATATTTTATAAAATTGTTGAACACAGACTTTCTCAACTCGATAAGGAATTAATACAATTTTTGAAAATAGCTGCTATTTTCGGACAAAGATTTAATTTACGTATAGTATTAAATGTTCTAAAACCTTCAAAATCTGAAAATGATATCATCTTAACTCTCTCAAAAAGTAATTTCATTAAATTTGTTGACATAACTTATCAATCTTCAACAGCAGACAAAATCTTCGAATTTGCAAATAATATTATTTTTGAAATAGTTCTGAGGTCAATACCAAAAAGTACTAAAATAAGTCTTCATCTTAAAATAGCCAAATCTATTGAAAAACTATTCAGAGAAAATATTAGTTATTATTACGAACCCTTGATTTATCATTACCGTGAAGCGAACGATATAATAAATTCTTCCAAATATTGTATATTACTTGCAAATTATTATAAAAAGCAGCTTTTGTATAAGTACGCAGTAAAATACTTTAAAATTGCAATTGAAATGTTAGAAAATTACAATCAACAAAAAAACAATCTATATATAAGAGCGCTTGAAGAATTATCAAGTTTAGAAAAGCAAATGGGTAACTATGGTGAAGCTCTTAAGTATTTAAATATCTTAGACAGTATAGCAGATGCCGAAAAAAGTCTATTTATAAAATGCGAAATATGTGAATGTCACATTCTTACCGCTGACTTCGCTAAAGCGAAGGAAATACTCATAGGGCTTGAAAAAAATATTGACAGGAATAGTACCTTATATTCAAAATTAGTCTACCTCAAGAGTCTATTTCAATGTTATACTGGGGCTTCAGACATTAACCAAATTTTGGAAGAGGCAGAAACTATAATAATGCAAGATAATGAGATTGAGAATCTTGTGAAAATCTTTAATGTAGTTGCATATACATTTTATAGAAACTATGGAGATATTAATAAGGCAATAAATTACTTACAAAAAGCTAAATCTGCCGCAATTAAAACTAATAATATTGGTTTACGTGTCAAACTTACCAGTAATCTTGGTATTCTTTATTTTCAAACTGGTCAAATTAATAGCGCAATACAAAATTTAACATTAGCCTTAGAAGAAAGCAAAAAAATTTCCGATAGACATACACAAATTCATATTTTGATAAATTTAGGGATAATTTATACAAAGAAAGGACTTCTTAAAAAAGCATACGAATATCTAAACCAAGCTTATGAAAATGCTGAAAAATGGAATTTCTCGTATGAAGAATGTGCTTGCCTACTTAATATAGGCGAAATCTACATTGAAAAAGGTTTATTAATACATAGCTATGAATTGTTTTTAGCCTCACTAAATATCAGCGAAACAAAAATGTTTACTGCCGAAAAAGCTTTGAGTTTTATAAATCTCGCAAAAGTTTTGATCCTTATGAAAAATTGGCAAGCTGCTGACGAATTTCTTAATAAAGCAACAAGTTTTATTGAAAATTTAAAAGACATAGATATATCTTATGAATATCATCTAACTAAGGCAGAGTTTTTTTTGTTGTCAAACAATTTTTTGGATGCAGAGAGAGAAATTGATATTTCATTAAAGTTTGCAGAAAAAAACATATTCAGACAAATAGATTGCATAAGAAAGAAAGGGGAGATACTTTCTGCTGCTGAAAAGTACAGTGAAGCAATAGAATGCTTCAAAAATGCAATAAAACTTAGTGAAACAAGTGGTTCTGCCTTAGAACTTGCAAAGTGCTATTTTCTCTTAGCAAAAACTTATTTAAAAACTTCGCAAAAAGACCAAGCAAAGTATTATTTTGAAATGTCAGAAAAATGGAGCAAATTAATTGATGATGAGTGCAGTATCAAGACTGAAATAGCTTCATTTAAAAAGTGTTTGATAAGTTAA
- a CDS encoding WG repeat-containing protein, translating into MKRKKKNKTVKKQLTKNQPKELLKLPIVRSLIIILILSLVVFIIYGTTLIVAKRNIAGQFFAVSNESYQNVAYINSKLAMFEKNGKWGVMDIKGKIIAKPIYERILLESEGMIPVKIRNKWGFIDIYGKIRIKPQFDNVSAFTNQLAAVCINNRWGIIDKSGNFTIKPQYQDIIIHPNKMIQAKMQNKWGIIDKKGNQIIPFKYNEVQILNYKGAFVAKEKSNYKVISVVNKKESKENYSNYSLNIGKLLPVFRNHKWGVLNLETLSEICPPIYDEIWVHNEGWFELKKDKKLYIMFSDGKMLPKNFKRDSVVVSSNKIISIKQNNGVVTLLNLNTRKTIDIKAQDISVFNNGFAAVKVKEKWGLITEKGEYVIKPKYDSIWIADKDIIVTYLDKKWGIVKTDGKVLIPPKYDLIGQVKDEYIAFLKNGKWGVMKKTGKILLKPKFDQIVIHKKNYIFAKQNDIWFLIVIVNNKKYFYKFKTFSVMKINDNIWAYTIDKGMKVIILKK; encoded by the coding sequence ATGAAACGCAAAAAGAAGAACAAAACAGTCAAAAAACAGCTAACGAAAAATCAACCTAAGGAACTTTTAAAGTTGCCTATTGTAAGAAGTCTTATAATAATATTAATTTTATCACTGGTGGTGTTCATAATATATGGCACAACTTTAATAGTAGCCAAGAGAAATATTGCTGGCCAATTTTTCGCTGTTTCAAACGAAAGTTATCAAAATGTAGCATACATCAATAGTAAATTGGCTATGTTTGAAAAGAACGGCAAATGGGGAGTAATGGATATAAAAGGAAAAATTATAGCAAAACCTATATACGAAAGAATCCTGTTAGAAAGCGAGGGAATGATTCCAGTAAAGATTAGAAATAAATGGGGGTTTATCGATATTTATGGAAAGATTAGAATAAAACCTCAATTTGACAATGTATCTGCGTTCACAAATCAGTTAGCAGCTGTGTGCATCAATAACAGATGGGGAATTATAGATAAGTCAGGTAATTTTACTATAAAGCCTCAGTACCAAGATATAATTATACATCCGAATAAAATGATTCAAGCTAAAATGCAAAATAAATGGGGTATTATTGATAAAAAGGGCAATCAGATTATTCCTTTTAAATACAACGAAGTACAAATTTTAAATTACAAAGGTGCGTTTGTTGCCAAGGAAAAGAGTAATTATAAAGTTATATCAGTAGTAAATAAAAAAGAGAGCAAAGAAAACTACAGCAACTATTCGTTAAACATTGGAAAGTTGCTGCCAGTTTTTAGGAATCATAAGTGGGGTGTATTAAATCTTGAAACATTATCAGAAATTTGTCCACCCATATATGATGAAATATGGGTCCACAATGAAGGTTGGTTTGAACTAAAAAAGGACAAAAAGTTATATATTATGTTTTCTGACGGCAAAATGTTACCTAAAAATTTTAAAAGAGATTCAGTAGTTGTTTCTTCAAACAAAATAATTTCGATAAAACAAAATAATGGCGTGGTCACGTTATTAAATCTTAATACACGAAAAACGATTGACATAAAAGCACAAGATATATCAGTATTTAACAATGGATTTGCGGCAGTTAAGGTTAAAGAAAAATGGGGATTAATAACTGAGAAGGGAGAATATGTTATTAAACCAAAATATGATTCAATTTGGATAGCTGATAAAGACATAATTGTGACTTATCTTGATAAAAAATGGGGAATAGTAAAGACAGATGGGAAGGTTTTAATACCCCCAAAATATGATCTAATTGGTCAAGTAAAAGATGAGTATATCGCTTTTCTAAAAAATGGAAAATGGGGTGTAATGAAAAAAACAGGGAAGATACTTTTGAAACCGAAATTTGACCAAATTGTGATTCATAAAAAGAATTATATATTTGCTAAACAAAATGACATTTGGTTTCTAATAGTAATTGTGAATAATAAAAAGTACTTTTATAAGTTTAAAACATTTTCTGTAATGAAAATAAATGACAATATATGGGCATATACTATAGATAAAGGAATGAAAGTCATTATACTGAAAAAATAA
- a CDS encoding cellulose binding domain-containing protein translates to MRRGIALIVGLIFLCTTLYSLVIPVRAESTVATQKYVWKNVKIEGGGGFITGIVFNPKEKNLVYVRTDIGGAYRSTDGGNTWTQLMNWVSFDEWNLLGVESIATDPVDPNRLYIAAGTYTNSWTNMNGVLLRSKDKGNTFERTPLPFKLGGNMPGRNMGERLAIDPNNNSILYLGTREGNGLWKSTDYGVTWKKVDSFPNPGTYIEDPNCPNDYLNHITGVVWVVFDPSSGKPGEGSKVIYVGVADKNTSIYYTKDGGQTWEPLPGQPTGLLPQRAKLSSDGMLYITYSNTQGPYNGDYGEVWRYNTKTGEWKNISPMPAKDTYFGYGGLAIDAQNPKVVMVAALSSWWPDTYIWRSTDGGETWKCIWEWAGYPNRTLHYTMDISAAPWLNFGITSPVPPETSPKLGWMVATLEIDPFNSDRMLYGTGATLYGSDDLTKWDRGEKITIKVKGIGIEETSVAALVSPPVGPHLFSAIYDIAGFRHDDLEKAPSWTYTQPNMGSTTDIDYAELNPNFMVRVGNVDKKWNPNTNRIGFSYDGGKSWFQGNQEPQGMTEGGTVAAAADGSVVVWAPKGAPVCYSTDNGNTWNQCANVPSGAIVYSDRVNPNKFYAFKDGKFYISNDKGKTFIQSPATGLPTSGNFKAVPGREGDIWLVGDNGMWRSVDGGYTFTKIENVNEAASIGFGKPAEGKTYPAIYTYAKINGIRGIFRSDDAGMSWVRINDENNQFGCANADITGDPRVYGRVFVATNGLGIKWGEIADSAIVPTSAPVSTTTASPTPTPTPVPTVTVTPTPTPTPTPTPTVTATPTPTATPTPTPTPTPVSTPATSGQIKVLYANKETNSTTNTIRPWLKVVNTGSSSIDLSRVTIRYWYTVDGDRAQSAISDWAQIGASNVTFKFVKLSSSVSGADYYLEIGFKSGAGQLQPGKDTGEIQIRFNKDDWSNYNQGNDWSWLQSMTSYGENEKVTAYIDGVLIWGQEPK, encoded by the coding sequence ATGCGAAGGGGTATAGCGTTAATTGTTGGACTTATCTTTCTGTGTACAACTCTTTACAGTTTAGTTATTCCTGTGAGGGCAGAGAGTACAGTTGCCACTCAAAAATACGTTTGGAAAAATGTAAAAATTGAAGGTGGCGGCGGTTTTATTACGGGAATAGTTTTTAATCCTAAGGAAAAAAACTTGGTTTATGTAAGAACAGATATTGGTGGTGCTTACAGAAGTACAGATGGTGGCAATACGTGGACACAGCTTATGAATTGGGTTAGTTTTGATGAGTGGAATTTATTAGGCGTAGAAAGTATAGCAACAGATCCTGTAGATCCAAATCGACTCTACATTGCTGCTGGTACTTACACGAATAGTTGGACAAACATGAACGGTGTTCTTTTACGTTCAAAAGACAAAGGTAATACATTTGAACGAACTCCTTTGCCGTTCAAACTGGGTGGCAATATGCCGGGTCGTAATATGGGAGAGAGGTTAGCAATTGATCCGAACAACAATAGTATCCTATATTTAGGTACACGAGAAGGGAATGGATTGTGGAAAAGCACCGATTATGGAGTTACGTGGAAAAAAGTTGATAGCTTTCCAAATCCAGGGACATATATCGAAGATCCTAATTGTCCAAACGATTATTTAAATCATATCACAGGCGTTGTGTGGGTTGTATTTGATCCATCAAGCGGAAAACCAGGAGAGGGAAGTAAAGTAATATATGTAGGTGTTGCAGATAAAAATACAAGCATTTATTATACAAAAGATGGTGGGCAAACGTGGGAACCATTACCAGGGCAACCAACAGGATTACTTCCACAACGTGCGAAATTAAGTTCAGATGGAATGCTATATATAACTTATAGTAACACGCAGGGGCCATATAATGGTGATTATGGTGAAGTATGGAGATATAATACTAAAACTGGGGAATGGAAAAATATAAGCCCAATGCCAGCAAAAGATACTTATTTTGGTTATGGTGGGTTAGCTATTGATGCTCAGAACCCGAAGGTAGTTATGGTTGCGGCATTAAGTTCATGGTGGCCTGATACTTATATCTGGCGTAGTACGGACGGTGGTGAAACATGGAAGTGTATATGGGAATGGGCTGGATATCCTAACAGAACGTTGCACTATACAATGGATATTTCGGCAGCTCCGTGGTTAAACTTTGGTATAACAAGTCCAGTTCCACCTGAGACAAGTCCTAAACTTGGATGGATGGTTGCAACCCTGGAAATAGATCCTTTTAATTCTGATAGAATGTTGTATGGTACAGGTGCTACATTATATGGTTCTGATGATTTGACGAAATGGGATAGAGGAGAAAAGATAACTATCAAGGTAAAGGGAATTGGAATAGAGGAAACTTCTGTTGCAGCATTAGTAAGTCCTCCAGTTGGACCACATTTGTTTAGTGCAATATATGATATAGCAGGGTTTAGACACGATGATTTAGAAAAGGCACCAAGTTGGACATATACTCAGCCCAATATGGGGTCAACAACAGATATAGATTACGCTGAATTAAATCCTAACTTTATGGTGCGCGTAGGAAATGTAGATAAAAAATGGAACCCAAATACAAATAGAATTGGTTTTTCATATGACGGTGGAAAATCATGGTTCCAGGGTAATCAAGAGCCTCAAGGAATGACAGAAGGTGGAACAGTTGCTGCAGCTGCTGATGGTAGTGTTGTCGTTTGGGCGCCAAAAGGAGCACCAGTGTGCTATTCTACAGATAATGGGAATACATGGAATCAATGTGCTAATGTACCTTCAGGAGCAATAGTATACTCTGATAGAGTTAATCCAAACAAGTTTTATGCTTTTAAAGATGGAAAATTCTACATTAGCAACGATAAAGGTAAAACGTTCATTCAGTCACCAGCTACTGGTTTACCAACAAGCGGCAATTTTAAGGCTGTTCCCGGTCGAGAAGGCGATATATGGTTAGTTGGAGATAATGGAATGTGGCGTTCAGTTGATGGTGGCTATACATTTACAAAAATAGAAAATGTCAATGAAGCAGCAAGCATTGGATTTGGTAAACCCGCAGAGGGGAAAACGTACCCAGCGATATACACATATGCTAAAATTAACGGAATCAGAGGTATATTTAGATCTGATGATGCAGGAATGAGCTGGGTGAGAATAAATGACGAAAATAATCAGTTTGGTTGCGCTAATGCTGACATTACTGGAGACCCGAGAGTATATGGAAGAGTATTCGTTGCTACCAACGGCTTAGGTATAAAATGGGGAGAAATTGCTGACAGTGCTATTGTTCCAACATCAGCGCCAGTTTCAACAACAACTGCGTCTCCAACCCCAACACCAACACCTGTGCCGACGGTGACGGTTACACCGACACCGACGCCAACCCCGACACCGACACCAACAGTAACAGCAACCCCGACTCCAACAGCAACCCCAACCCCGACACCGACGCCTACACCTGTTAGCACACCTGCGACAAGCGGGCAGATAAAGGTACTGTATGCTAACAAGGAGACAAACAGCACGACAAACACGATAAGGCCATGGTTGAAGGTAGTGAACACGGGAAGCAGTAGCATAGATTTGAGCAGGGTAACGATAAGGTACTGGTACACAGTAGATGGGGACAGGGCACAGAGTGCGATATCAGACTGGGCACAGATAGGGGCAAGCAATGTAACATTCAAGTTTGTGAAGCTGAGCAGTAGCGTAAGTGGAGCGGACTATTACTTAGAGATAGGATTTAAGAGTGGAGCGGGGCAGTTGCAGCCTGGGAAGGATACAGGAGAGATACAGATAAGGTTTAACAAGGATGACTGGAGCAATTACAATCAGGGGAATGACTGGTCATGGTTACAGAGCATGACGAGTTATGGAGAGAATGAGAAGGTAACGGCGTATATAGATGGTGTGCTGATATGGGGGCAAGAACCAAAATAA